The Enoplosus armatus isolate fEnoArm2 chromosome 5, fEnoArm2.hap1, whole genome shotgun sequence genome contains the following window.
gaaaaaatataaataaaaataactagATGATAATCAGTCTATAGTTTATGCTTAGATCATTCAAAGGCCCACTCGTTTCTCACAttcttttttcaatttatttgagaatttattCAAATTAAGGTTTCATGATCACTTTCACTTCCCTCAAAGTaccaaataaaacatcaatatATATTGGAGAGAGATGATCCACACGTGTTCACCTGGTGAGTAAATAAGTTATAAttatagtgcaatacatattgTGTAGAGGCATATTTTAAATGATAGCCCACATCAATGCATACAAGttcaaatcatcatttaaatacATAACTGAATCAGCAGACACGTTTTCAATCAGCACATATCAATGTATTCAAAGATACAATCAAACATTTAAAGGCATACCATTTGTCAATCTTCAACattcaaaaaaatattttccatttaatacattttgatcCTAAATCATCAACCGATAAAGAATATTACAGCTGTAAGATTTCATTTATCCTCATGAAAAGGCTCCATGCTCATTTCATAACAGGAGAAAAAGGCATACTGGTCGCATTTGATAACTTAAACCAATGCTCTCTCTCACGAACGATTTTCAGTCACTGGTTTATTTGCAAGAAACGTCTAAAGTTAGAATAGGCTGTTTGAAGGTCAAAAATCTAACCCCAAGCTCCTGAAGAGGTAAAAATCCATAAACAAAGCAagattttcttacttttcaCTCTTTCCCTTCTTAAAATGCAGCAATTATCTTAAATAGCACAACATGAACCTGAAAGTAGCATGACGCACAACAAAAGCTTTAGTTTCTAGGCTGGCAGATCTGGAGCTGTGGTCTATTATTTAAGTAGAACTTAACAgcaaataactaaaataaatatatggtCATAAATTAAGTGGCTATGAATAATCCGTATTATAAtactaacaataataataataaaagtaaaagtttatGAACTGTCACCCTTTCATATTGAAATATCAGAGTCATGACTGGTGTTTGCAGATGTGTCACCAGTATGATTTTTGACTCATCTGATGAGGGAAATAAGTGATATCGCAACTGACGATTCATTAACTCTTATAGGAGATCAGCATACTGTAAAGTCATATCCTCTCACCAAAGTGAAATATGGCTTTAAGGGCACAAAGGATTAGCATAGGTCTGGTCTGGGCAGGGCTCTACTCAGTATCCGACAGTGTCTTCCTATTCTCTGAAACCCTTCATAGAACCTGAGAGTTAAGTCCATGAAGAGCCAAAGGTAAAGGAAAAAGACTGTTACGAGACATCACAGCTGCTCTACACAGAGATAGAGCCCTCTCTAAAGTTGGTCTTCCCTATCATAACATTGAGAAGTGTAGCCTTGCCCTCCTGGGTCTCCCTCTGAACCTGTCTGATGATGTCGCTTAGCCTGTCCTCGTCCTCACGGCCTACAAGGTAGCCCTTACCACCGTAACCATCTGCCACTATATGATAATCTGcaaaaaggagaaggaaaatAGAGTTTGCCAGTTAGTAACTACCCAGTCATCAttcataaatatacatttattttgttcacaTTGTGGGATGTAACCTGTACATATTATTATAACAGCTATCCCAGCAGCCGCACAGCATCCTATGCAGAAAAAGTACCTGTAAATGCAAGGCCACACGCCACGTTGCTGCCGAGTATGGGAACCTGCTCTCTGGATATCTGACTCCAACATGCATCATTTCCCACCACAGCTATGACTGGGGTCTATGGACAAAAAGAAGAGTAAAAATGTGGAAtatcagaagaaaacaaagagaatgcTTTTAATGAATTGCAAAAGTCTATTACAGGGATTCAATCATTGCATACTTGCATACTTCTGTGAAGactaattaaaataatgtaGTGTTTCCTATAGACAACATCTGTGGTAGTAATCAATTACACAATACATAagatacaatatatataatcaGGTATACAGCAGTGCCACCTTTCCACTACATAGGAAGTAGAACACTGACTGACCCTACACCTCCATGGTACACCCACACACgttttcacatattttggctgattagacctcttctcaggaccGTGGGCGTGTGCCAACTGAACATGATTGACACCTTCCTCGCTCTCCTGTTGCACCCGTTAAGCGGGGACAACTTACATCAGTATTATTCTTATTAGTATGTTGATACTGAGACTGTCcttcatatttacaatatttatccTAGCATTGCACATTTATTATGGATAACAGAGTGgctcatatacatatatacatattgtgATGAGTGATTTTACCTTGTGTCTAGTGAATGTGTCAAACTCTGCAACACTGTATCCTAAGGAGCCGTCACCATACACTATCCACACCTGAAAAGCACACATGGTAGCATTTCATTCATGAAGGGACAACACCGATCAATAGACAATCAGACAAAGCACTTTCAGAAATGCCTGAACAAATACTACACCTCAGATTCAGGCCGGCACAGTTTTGCCCCCAGAGCGAATCCTCCTCCAACTCCCAGGGTCCCAAAGGCTCCTGTAGGGACAAGGAACGGTTAAGATATGTCACTATGACTGCAAACAAAGCATGATTAACCTCAGAATACACTGCTATACTACAAACTTGTGATATACATAAATTAACTTCACTTGGCTTGACTACAACAGCATAGTGTTCTGTGTACTCCTTTAACCTCTCTATGTTCTGACAAAAAAGTGACAAATcaacattattaattatttaattttcatATTGCTCAAATTATCCCACTCCTCTCACATTTAAATAACCAAACATCCATTGTTTAAATCAGAACAGTTCTTCATAAACAAATAGTTGTCGGTCTATGAGCTCTAACCTGGATCCAGCCAACGCATAGGTCCTCTTGGTCTCATTATGTAAGCAGCACTTCCTACAAAATCACCCCCATCGGCAACAATGATGCTGTCCTCTGCCATCAGCTCGTCCACATGGTGGAGGACTTTCAAGGGATTCAAGTGGTGCTCCGTCTTCTCATCAGCTTTAGCCCTGGAATTAAAAATACTCTAGTTTATGAGATGGAGAGATGATTTTGTAGTTATAGAGTTGTAGTTGCATTTGCATTACTGTTACATTCATTGATGAAATTGTGTTTGCTTTCTCCTTATTAAAGATTTAACTAATCTGGACCTTTTTTTCACTACGCTAAGAGGAAATTTGTCTGGGTGTCACTTTTACAATACATGCTGGCACACACGTAGAACAGGGACCAGGGATCATCACCTCTGCTTAcctatttgcattttctttggTCATATCTCCTGCTTTAAGGCTCTGAGGCCATTCCTCTGGACAGCGATGGCCCTTCAGGCCTTTGGAAAGCCGCACTAAGAATGAACCAGCGTCACCTAAAATAGACcaagatttacattttagactGTTTAACTGGTGTATTTGTCCTATGGCCAAACCCTAGAGTagaaaaaagtacatttttataaatatagCATATTCTTCATTTATAACCAGGGATCTAAAACTATACTTTAACTATATTCATGCGTCATCATGGCAGCTTGTGAACATACCCTGAATTGCTTTAGTTGGTTTCCAGAACATATCAGAGTTTTTCAGCAGCTGCGTCTTATCTCTGTTGACAGCGATGATCTTACTGCGTCTGTTAAGAACTCTGCCGTAGCTCAGCCGGAAGTCACACACAGTGCCTGCAAACATAACACACGACATTTCTCTAGGAATTCTGGATAGCCTTGAAAATACAGTTCAACCTTTAACTGTATTTcaacagacatgaaacaacttgcagaattgttttaagtTCCTTCTAGCTTTAAACAGCTGTCATTCTATGAAATGTTAGCTAAAGTATTCAAATAATTACGAAATTATTAAATGAAGAATCaattattaaatattcaatCAATAGCACTTATCCACTAGGCTATATAACTGTGTTAATCAATTATTCTAATTACAATTATGTTAACTAGTGATCTTctgctattttattttaagttcgACTATTAAATAATCCACTATCATAAACTATGTTAATATATAGGATTACAACTGTAAGACTGTATGCCTGACCTGCTAAGAGCACCAAGTCGGCCTCCTTCAGAGCATCTCGTCTGTTCTGTCTGATGTGAATGGGACTGTCTTTACCCAGCATACCACGGGACATGCCCCCAAGGAAGCAGGGGATGCCCAGGTCCTCCAATGCCTTCCTGTAAAGCATTTTTGAACAGATAAACATCGCTAAgtaaaattacaaaacaacacaggaaTGCTATTTGAATGCTGACcggaaaaataatgaaagaattTGAGTATTTTAGCACATTTTTAAGCACAAACATTTCTAGTATCAACCGTGAGCAACcggaaacagaaaaacacagtaagACACAAAATAGGAAAATAGAGAAGAGGGGGGGCATAAAACACTGTCCTTTACCTGATGTCATCAACTGGTGTTGGGGGTAGTGTTGCTTGGCTACCCAGCAGAATAACAGGTTTCTTGGCTCGACTCACCAGCTCTATGCACTTTTGTACCTGATTTGTATTGGAAAAAACCcccacagtgaaacatttaaaactctGGTTTATTCATAATACTGTAGACAATGAGAGGGAGTGGTTGTAATGTATTTGACGAGAAAAGGTTACATCAGCAATAACGTATAAGTTACATCAAACCTTTAATAAGTGAGAGCAATCTTACCTGATCGTCCGTGGCTTGTGGGATATCAACAGGAAGCGGAGACACATCTCTGGTCTCCCAGGCTCCAGCAAATAAGTTCATGAGGTGGTTATTGAGGTACCTTACAAGAAATCAGACCATcacattattgtgtgttttcctttatttgacagttgacagtgacacgagagagaagagagaaaagtgcaAAACTTCCAGGTTGTAAAAAGATCCAGGTCAGACTTAAACCAAAGATGGAAAGTTGACAAGGTATGTGTTCCAGTCTTGTATTCTCACACAGAATGActtatttgttgtattttgcaaACATTAAATAGTAATGTGCAGTGTATACAAGACATGCTGATAACATACCATGAGACAATTGTTCCCATCAGGCCTTTAGGGGGGTTCTTGACTCCAAACTCTTTGGAAACAACGTGGTAGGGATAGAGCGTGTCGATGGGGAACTCTATGAAAACTGGACCAGGAGTTCCCGACTGGGCGATGGCCAGGGCTTTCCTGACAGTAGGCACGATCTCCCTGATAGTCCTGATGGAGGCACAGAACTTACACAGCGGCTTGAAGAGAGACATCTGGTCGATGTCTTGCAGCGCTCCTCTGCCCTTTACCACAAACAAAGGTGATGGAGAGGTTAGACACTGAAGGGGAGAAAAGTTAAGATGAAGTATAACACGGGCTATTATACGCTGCGTCGCACCGCAGCAGAACGCACTGCTCTGTTAGACTATTtcgttttgttattttattccaCCTGCACATTCACATCGTGTTTGCACCAGTATTTAAATCGACTCCACCTGAAGTAGTGTACCAGCAGCTCCTCCCATAAGCAGCAACGGAGATTCAGCCATCTGAGCATTCTTCACTGCTGTCACCGTGTTAGTGAGGCCTGGGCCGGCAGTCACTGCTGCTACACCGACAGTGCCTGGTGGGGAGACAATCAAGACAGCGATCAACCAGCCCCAAAAGACACACTAATTAGTTATCTAAACTAATTACTATACTTGACTGGTAGCAATACCAGGGCCAAAACACTGGCACATCTAAATGTAATCCAACCACTATTAATGCTGTTAGGAAACAGCACACCCAATTCCTTTACTCTCCATAACTTCCGTTAACATGATACGATCTCGGAGGGTCATACAGTTTGACTGGTATATTCTTGTAACATAAATCTGCACCTGAGAGTCTTGCCACAGCATCAGCAGCGAAGACAGCAGTGGCCTCGTGTCTGGTGTCCACTATGCGGATGCCCATCTTCTCGCATGCCACCAGGATAGGTGAAATGTGTCCACCGACAAGGGTGAAAACGTACTTGACCCCGTGGGCGCGGAGCACCTCTGCCACGCTCTCGCCACCATGCCGTGGGCTCTTCGTCTCAGTCTGAAGCGAGTCAGGGGACAAAGAGGAGAATATTCAGATAATTCCTGTTACTGATTACTGCAATTTTAtacggctgcaactaacgattataTTCATTATCGACAAATCTGCCGATTAATCGCTTAGTCAATATAATGTCAAAAAATTGTGAGAAAGGCTCATCTCATtatcccagagcccaaagtggcgtcttcaaattgcttcttttgtccaaccaacagttcaaaacccaaagactcttcatttaccatcataaatgacataaaaaagcatcaaatccttacatttaagaaaatgtatggcatttttgcttgaaacaaTTCTTTGTTTGAAAATAGTTGGAAatcaattttctttcaattgaCAAATTGCTGTAGCTCTACAATTGTGTAAACTAGAAAACAAGCTCTGCCATAGATAAACAACTGCTAGTGTGAGTTGATGGCCCCTCTAAAGGTCACCTGACACTATCTCTTCACTCAGCCGGCCGTTCATATTTCACAATAACCACATATTGTTCTGGCTTGCAGTGGTGATGTGCCTCAGGGCTTTGTGCAATCCCACAGCCTGGGTGTTGTGATAGCCTTTGTGCTAGAAAACCACAAAGCTGGTCAAAGTTTAAGTGAATGGAGTCCAGCTTACCTTTCACCTGTGACAGCCTACAGGATACAGGTGATTCCCTCAAGGTGAGCACAGATAACGCAGGGCTATATGCTAAGACTGATCTGTGCAAAGCTGTTTGACAATAAAATGCATGTGGAGAAAGCAATAGGAAGGCATGGAGGTCATAATTACCGTGGTGAGTTGTGACAACCTACCTTGTGAAACAACTGGTAGAGTAAGCCAAGTTTGTAGGCTGCAAACACAAGCCCACCCACCGCAATGCCCGCAGAGCATCCGAGAACGGCGCCAATGGCTCCAAATGACTCCATGTTAGGACGTGGAAGCAGACCTTTATTTATAAAAACTCAACTTTGCTAAAGTTAATATTCAAACCTACTCTTAACTGGTCCAGttcagcagctcagctcagctcggCTAGGCTAAGGTACTGCGGAGCTGCTCCTACTACCGCTATACTCCCATTTCAAAAGTCGTAATTTCACCAGTGCCTTCACTGTGAATTTAGCTAATATAAAGTTACTGACGAAATACTGTGAAGGGCATGCAGTGGACTCTTCTCCAAGTTGAAGTGACCGAGTGCTCTTTCCGCAATTGCTGCGCCGACACAGAAACATCAGGGGATATATATTTACAAATCAAGCTAGCAAGAAGTACATGTGGAACTTCCGGctattattttcaaaataaacctaTAGGAAAAAAAGTGCACATATTACAGGATGAATGCGTGGTTTAAATTGAGCTTTCACTGTATATATTCACAATCACATGCATGCccattttcatatatacatataggtGATGAAACAATACGTTACATTTTTCTGTGCTGGCCAGTCTAACAATTGTTTCccttttattgtgaaggaaAAGATGATTTCTGTTCCGGTTACTAGTCTTTGTTTCTGGCTGATATGGCTGTGCGTGGTGAGGTGTGTTTTGAGAATAAGTCGCTCATGTAAAGGACAAGCATTTGGTCCAATGAGAAGCTTGAGAGGGTGTGTCACGCTGTCAAAGGTTCAAACTCAGCGATATTTGTAATCAGAGCTAAATTCATactgaaatgagagaaaaaagacaaacgaTGTTACATTGTTGAATTTAAGGCAGCAGAATCAATGGCAAGATGTATAATTTAACTAAACCTTTGAGAAAAAATGTAACCATACTGCTGTACAATagcaaatggaaatattgtggTTAGTAAATTAAAAGATTTAAATCATTGACATTAACTGCCAGTATCAGTAAACTGCCCGCATATGTGCGTGTGCTGTTGTTGTACATTATTTTCACAGCAGTGTGCAAAAGGGGAGTTTGTAAACATCAATTGTCCTTCCATGATCAGGATTTTCAGCAAACAGTATTTTGTCATCCGCCTTTTGTTCCTCGAAAACAATAATCTGAAAGagaatataaaaaatacataacatgttgtacacacacaatCTGCCACAAATTACCCgaaataaaacagacaacagaggcAACCTTCACCTCAACTAAAGTCAAACATAAACATTGTGTTTCATCCAATTCTATCTATAGGTGTACCTGATTCTCTCCACTTCTGAGCCAAACTCCTGGGAGATAAAGGAAATGTTGGGGACCGATGAACCAATGACGTCCAAGGTTCTGCCCATTGACAAACACGGCTCCTTTACCCCAACCCTGTGGAttaactacagtaaaacactgatgTAGAGCAGTAAAATCTAAGGCACCAGAATGTGTCAGACATATTCAtaatgcttcaaaatgttttttttttgtttcctctcaatTAGAGCATACATGAAGATGCAACACAAATACTATGATGCTgcataatactgtatatacttatTTCAGACGTGCATGCAAAGTACTGTATAGAAAACAAAGATGCGttataaatatcaaaaatagTAGATCAGTATTAGAACATTTCCTAGTTCTAAGAGATGCAGATTACCATAAAAGAAGACTGGCTGTCCTACTCACAGGGAGTCTGATGAAGGTGTCTCTAGGAGGACCATCCACATACAGCCTGGCCTGGAAAAATCCTGGAATGGAGGGCGACTTGAAGTCAGACTTCCACTGACCTGAACTCATTAATCTGAAACAAGACCAAACATTCATTTGAAACACTCACAGTAATCACGTGGAACTAAAATCAACCTGGACCAACCTACACCAGAGTAAGCACATGAACTATTGGATTACATATGAACCAATAGTGCACGAGTGGGTATAAAAAACTGCTCATAAGCAGAGTATGAAGGATTATTTATCAGAAGATTATTAAGTATTTTAGGGTGAATCTGACCTTTAATTCACAAGCAGCAAATGTCTATTGGGGTCCATGACGAGGTCTAGTAGTCTGGCCATTTTCACAGAATGAAAAATTAAATTCAGTAAACCAACCTTTTCATAAAGCCTGGCTTCATCTCTAAACAGAAGATGGTAAATCCTCTCAGAGGGATGTGATTCAACAGAATGT
Protein-coding sequences here:
- the ilvbl gene encoding 2-hydroxyacyl-CoA lyase 2 isoform X2; this encodes MQYATALFYTVIFAVGGLVFAAYKLGLLYQLFHKTETKSPRHGGESVAEVLRAHGVKYVFTLVGGHISPILVACEKMGIRIVDTRHEATAVFAADAVARLSGTVGVAAVTAGPGLTNTVTAVKNAQMAESPLLLMGGAAGTLLQGRGALQDIDQMSLFKPLCKFCASIRTIREIVPTVRKALAIAQSGTPGPVFIEFPIDTLYPYHVVSKEFGVKNPPKGLMGTIVSWYLNNHLMNLFAGAWETRDVSPLPVDIPQATDDQVQKCIELVSRAKKPVILLGSQATLPPTPVDDIRKALEDLGIPCFLGGMSRGMLGKDSPIHIRQNRRDALKEADLVLLAGTVCDFRLSYGRVLNRRSKIIAVNRDKTQLLKNSDMFWKPTKAIQGDAGSFLVRLSKGLKGHRCPEEWPQSLKAGDMTKENANRAKADEKTEHHLNPLKVLHHVDELMAEDSIIVADGGDFVGSAAYIMRPRGPMRWLDPGAFGTLGVGGGFALGAKLCRPESEVWIVYGDGSLGYSVAEFDTFTRHKTPVIAVVGNDACWSQISREQVPILGSNVACGLAFTDYHIVADGYGGKGYLVGREDEDRLSDIIRQVQRETQEGKATLLNVMIGKTNFREGSISV
- the ilvbl gene encoding 2-hydroxyacyl-CoA lyase 2 isoform X1 produces the protein MESFGAIGAVLGCSAGIAVGGLVFAAYKLGLLYQLFHKTETKSPRHGGESVAEVLRAHGVKYVFTLVGGHISPILVACEKMGIRIVDTRHEATAVFAADAVARLSGTVGVAAVTAGPGLTNTVTAVKNAQMAESPLLLMGGAAGTLLQGRGALQDIDQMSLFKPLCKFCASIRTIREIVPTVRKALAIAQSGTPGPVFIEFPIDTLYPYHVVSKEFGVKNPPKGLMGTIVSWYLNNHLMNLFAGAWETRDVSPLPVDIPQATDDQVQKCIELVSRAKKPVILLGSQATLPPTPVDDIRKALEDLGIPCFLGGMSRGMLGKDSPIHIRQNRRDALKEADLVLLAGTVCDFRLSYGRVLNRRSKIIAVNRDKTQLLKNSDMFWKPTKAIQGDAGSFLVRLSKGLKGHRCPEEWPQSLKAGDMTKENANRAKADEKTEHHLNPLKVLHHVDELMAEDSIIVADGGDFVGSAAYIMRPRGPMRWLDPGAFGTLGVGGGFALGAKLCRPESEVWIVYGDGSLGYSVAEFDTFTRHKTPVIAVVGNDACWSQISREQVPILGSNVACGLAFTDYHIVADGYGGKGYLVGREDEDRLSDIIRQVQRETQEGKATLLNVMIGKTNFREGSISV